From Rubrivirga sp. SAORIC476, a single genomic window includes:
- the rsmI gene encoding 16S rRNA (cytidine(1402)-2'-O)-methyltransferase gives MLVLVPTPVGNLEDLTFRALRILQEADVVACEDTRTSGKLFAHYGIETPRLSFHIHNEHGRVTQLVERMQAGETVALISDAGTPGISDPGFLLVRAAAEAGVRVEALPGATAFVPALVASGLPTDRFVFEGFLPHKKGRHTRLTALQEETRTIVLYESPHRLVKLLGQLAEYLGADRPAAVGRELTKLHEEVRRGTVTELAAHYGAQAKVRGEIVVVVGGA, from the coding sequence GTGCTCGTCCTCGTCCCTACCCCTGTCGGCAACCTGGAAGACCTGACCTTCCGCGCGCTCCGCATCCTGCAGGAGGCCGACGTGGTCGCGTGCGAGGACACGCGGACGTCCGGCAAGCTGTTCGCCCACTACGGCATCGAGACGCCGCGGCTGAGCTTCCACATCCACAACGAGCACGGCCGCGTGACGCAACTCGTGGAGCGGATGCAGGCGGGCGAGACGGTCGCCCTGATCTCGGACGCCGGGACACCGGGCATTTCGGACCCGGGCTTCCTGCTGGTCCGCGCCGCCGCCGAGGCGGGCGTCCGCGTGGAGGCGCTGCCGGGGGCGACGGCCTTCGTCCCGGCCCTCGTCGCCAGCGGCCTGCCCACCGACCGGTTCGTGTTCGAGGGCTTCCTGCCCCACAAGAAGGGCCGCCACACGCGGCTGACGGCGCTCCAGGAGGAGACGCGGACTATCGTGCTCTACGAGAGCCCCCACCGCCTCGTGAAGCTGCTCGGCCAGCTCGCCGAGTACCTCGGCGCCGACCGTCCCGCCGCGGTCGGCCGGGAGCTGACGAAGCTGCACGAGGAGGTCCGCCGCGGGACGGTGACCGAACTGGCCGCCCACTACGGCGCGCAGGCCAAGGTGCGCGGCGAGATCGTGGTCGTGGTCGGCGGCGCCTAG
- a CDS encoding thiol reductase thioredoxin, giving the protein MRLLLLAALAASACAPTAPAPASADSSAAAIASAPADSLADRTEVEAAVAATIEQEGIHVVHFWAPWCGNSRAEFEGGLYEVVEAHPDVTFSFVTIWTDGRDSADRLARYGIEASDRVFVYGQPDRGPSADRDLRRRSFLGLPLSWTPTTWVFNREGTLAYAFNYGEVSNEMLALAIEHARDEWMHE; this is encoded by the coding sequence ATGCGACTGCTCCTCCTCGCCGCTCTCGCCGCCTCCGCCTGCGCCCCGACGGCGCCCGCGCCCGCCTCGGCCGACTCGTCGGCGGCGGCGATAGCCAGCGCCCCGGCCGACTCGCTCGCCGACCGTACCGAGGTGGAGGCGGCCGTCGCGGCCACCATCGAGCAGGAGGGCATCCACGTGGTCCACTTCTGGGCGCCGTGGTGCGGCAACTCGCGCGCGGAGTTCGAGGGCGGCCTCTACGAGGTCGTCGAGGCACACCCCGACGTGACGTTCTCGTTCGTCACCATCTGGACCGACGGCCGCGACAGCGCCGACCGCCTCGCGCGCTACGGCATCGAGGCGTCCGACCGCGTCTTCGTCTACGGGCAGCCCGACCGCGGGCCGTCGGCCGACCGCGACCTCCGCCGCCGCTCCTTCCTCGGCCTGCCGCTCAGCTGGACGCCGACGACGTGGGTCTTCAACCGCGAGGGCACGCTGGCCTATGCGTTCAACTACGGCGAGGTCTCGAACGAGATGCTGGCGCTGGCCATCGAGCACGCCCGTGACGAGTGGATGCACGAGTAG
- a CDS encoding thiol reductase thioredoxin has product MIPSLSAVDAALRETVAADGVHVVHVWAPWCDNSLNEHAPVWSDLARLGADSVTFVTVWNEGESGADTLAESGVTGVRELVVEGPKPEKPDRRLTLLGLPVSWIPTTWVFNRNGLLATAFNYGEVSAERLAEAVEGARSGW; this is encoded by the coding sequence ATGATCCCGTCCCTCTCCGCCGTCGACGCGGCGCTCCGCGAGACCGTCGCCGCCGACGGCGTCCACGTGGTCCACGTCTGGGCGCCGTGGTGCGACAACTCGCTGAACGAGCACGCGCCCGTCTGGTCCGACCTCGCCCGCCTCGGAGCCGACTCGGTGACCTTCGTGACGGTCTGGAACGAGGGCGAGAGCGGTGCCGACACGCTGGCCGAGAGCGGCGTCACGGGCGTCCGCGAACTGGTCGTCGAAGGCCCCAAACCTGAGAAGCCGGACCGGCGGCTGACGCTCCTCGGCCTGCCCGTCTCGTGGATCCCGACCACCTGGGTATTCAACCGCAACGGGCTCCTGGCGACGGCCTTCAACTACGGCGAGGTGTCGGCCGAGCGGCTCGCCGAGGCGGTCGAGGGCGCGCGGAGCGGTTGGTAG
- a CDS encoding phosphoribosylanthranilate isomerase, with product MNAPAFPRLKVCCIRSVEEMRLAVRLGADAVGLVGPMPSGPGTIPDEAIAEIARATPPPVMSVLLTSATDADTIARQADAAGVSAVQIVDGVGPAVYARLRVALPGRSLWQVVHVTGPEALAEAERVARHVDAVLLDSGDPTAAVKTLGGTGRVHDWRVSKTIREQLGVPVILAGGLIPGNVAEAVRVVGPFGVDLCTGVRTDGALDADKLAAFVSAAGVQRLA from the coding sequence ATGAATGCTCCCGCCTTCCCCCGCCTCAAGGTCTGCTGCATCCGCTCCGTGGAGGAGATGCGCCTCGCCGTCCGCCTCGGGGCCGATGCGGTGGGGCTCGTCGGTCCGATGCCCAGCGGGCCGGGCACGATCCCGGACGAGGCCATCGCCGAGATCGCGCGGGCCACGCCGCCTCCCGTCATGTCGGTCTTGCTGACGAGCGCCACCGACGCCGACACCATCGCCCGGCAGGCCGACGCTGCGGGCGTCTCGGCCGTCCAGATCGTCGACGGCGTCGGGCCGGCGGTCTACGCGCGGCTCCGGGTGGCGCTGCCGGGGCGGTCGCTCTGGCAGGTGGTCCACGTGACCGGCCCCGAGGCGCTGGCCGAGGCCGAGCGGGTCGCGCGCCACGTGGATGCGGTGCTGCTGGACTCGGGCGACCCGACGGCGGCCGTCAAGACGCTCGGCGGCACGGGCCGCGTCCACGACTGGCGCGTGTCGAAGACCATCCGGGAGCAACTCGGCGTGCCCGTGATCCTGGCGGGCGGGCTGATCCCCGGCAACGTCGCCGAGGCGGTCCGGGTCGTCGGCCCGTTCGGCGTCGACCTGTGCACGGGCGTCCGCACCGATGGCGCGCTGGACGCGGACAAGCTGGCGGCGTTCGTCTCCGCGGCGGGCGTGCAGCGGCTGGCGTAG
- a CDS encoding rhodanese-like domain-containing protein, with amino-acid sequence MRLLRPLVLLAVAVGAVVWLRSDRAYRPDSLAWRAVDRDLASRFPDLPSTTTAALADRLDAPDPPLLLDARTEAEFAVSHLPGARHVDPDAEAGALAAALADVDPEREIVVYCSVGVRSATVTARLREAGFAHVENLRGSIFEWANEGRPVVRDGREVEAVHPYDAVWGRLLVPERRADLP; translated from the coding sequence ATGCGCCTCCTCCGCCCGCTCGTGCTCCTGGCCGTCGCCGTCGGCGCCGTCGTCTGGCTCCGGTCCGACCGCGCCTACCGGCCCGACTCGCTGGCGTGGCGCGCGGTCGACCGGGACCTCGCGTCCCGCTTTCCGGACCTCCCCTCGACCACGACGGCTGCGCTGGCCGACCGCCTCGACGCGCCCGACCCGCCGCTCCTCCTCGACGCCCGCACCGAGGCCGAGTTCGCGGTCTCGCACCTTCCCGGTGCCCGGCACGTCGACCCCGACGCCGAGGCGGGCGCCCTCGCGGCAGCGCTGGCGGACGTCGACCCGGAGCGCGAGATCGTGGTCTACTGCTCCGTCGGCGTCCGCTCGGCGACGGTGACGGCGCGGCTGCGGGAGGCGGGCTTCGCGCACGTCGAGAACCTGCGGGGCTCCATCTTCGAGTGGGCCAACGAGGGCCGCCCGGTCGTCCGCGACGGGCGCGAGGTGGAGGCCGTTCACCCGTACGACGCCGTGTGGGGGCGGCTGCTGGTGCCGGAGCGACGTGCCGACCTGCCATGA